The Setaria viridis chromosome 6, Setaria_viridis_v4.0, whole genome shotgun sequence genome includes the window CATATACATTGGGAAGTCAGAGCTCGGCTCTCTCACCTGCTGGAGCCTTCTTCCATCCCAGGTCAAGCTTCggggaaaagaaaggaaaacaagGCTACAACAGGCTTTCTAAAAGTGGAAGAAGGCTGCACTGCTTCTGAGGTCCAAATGAAACTGCATGTTCAACGCAATATTATTTTCTACTAGAGGAGGATATGTTTGGTTGGATGCACCACTTGATGATCTGATTAACTCATCAGGTATGTTTTCAAGTCAGACAGATCGAGAGATAAGATTCACCACTTGATGAATTTTATATAACAGTAGTACAACCCATAACCAGGCTGTTTCTCAATCTTTTTCCCCGAATGGCACCACTTTCAGGATCATTAAACCTAAACTGGCACAAGCACAGTTCACAGAGCCAAACTCCGCACGTCAAGCTTCAATCTCAATCTTTGACGATGGCTCGAAGGATTTTCACTTCATGGATGGGCCTGAAACCAACAAAGATAAGAAAGCTCAGTGAGGATAAACAGAGATCAAAACAGGTGGAGACAGTAGTTTCACTACTAGATTGAAATGGAGAAATTGGAGTTCCTGACAAGTGAATCAATGGGAATATGGTTTGCCTACTATATATACATGCTGTATATTCATCAAGTACCAGATAATACAATCTTGTGTAACCTCCTAATCAATGGTTATATAAGCTAAAACAAAATCATTTCTCCTTCTTTAGTCATGAAGCAACTGTGTGATGTGCCCTTTCCATTCTATGGACACAAAATAAACACATGTATATAACCTCCTCAAGCGCACTACACAATATAATGCCAATGCGGCAATGCAGCACAATAAAATACTTTTTGATGGGAATTCAGATGCAAGCGTTACCTGTCATTTTTGTCAGTCTGCACACTTCCAAGGCGCTTAACAATTTCCATGCCTCTGCATACCCTCCCAAAAATTGTATGCTTTCCTGGAACATTACAACATCATGTTAGCTGTATGAAACTGCAAGCAAGCAGTGAGATTAAGAAAAGTTCGACACGAGTGCTATATATCTATCACGCTTAATTCAGATGTGAGCACATTTTGACAAATCACATTCCAAGATGCAAAACCTCATAAAGCTGAATACTGAAATACCAGATTGCTATGCTATAAAGCTCACAAGTGAAAATGGCCAACACAGTTCAAAGAAAGTAGATAAGCAAAACGCATAGATGCAAATGGCAGCACCAAAGATCCAAAGTGCCTAGCCTTACCATCAAGTGACTGACAAGGCGCAAGAGTTATGAAGAACTGGCTTCCATTTGTATTTGGACCAGCGTTCGCCATGGACAGAATTCCAGCCCCGGTGTGCTTCAACTCCGACTTTATCTCATCCTCAAACTTTGCTCTACGACGAAAGAAAGCAACAGCAGCAAGCGCACCAATCTTAGACAGGACCACAAGTTGACAACTAAAGAGCAAGAATGGCACAGACAAATTCATCTTACAGACAGCCCTAGAGAAGAAATATCTTACAGGCTGCCTAGCAAATTAGTTTTTCTCGAGGCTAGCAACCAAAAATCAGTGTAACAACGCCACTATAATGTTATGCAATGGAGTAGCTAACCTTTCCCAACATAATGTATGGTAATGT containing:
- the LOC117859596 gene encoding peptidyl-prolyl cis-trans isomerase CYP18-2, with product MWGSTEGGTPEVTLETSMGAITVEMYYKHAPKTCRNFVELARRGYYNDVIFHRIIKDFIVQGGDPTGTGRGGESIYGAKFEDEIKSELKHTGAGILSMANAGPNTNGSQFFITLAPCQSLDGKHTIFGRVCRGMEIVKRLGSVQTDKNDRPIHEVKILRAIVKD